In Colletotrichum higginsianum IMI 349063 chromosome 3, whole genome shotgun sequence, a genomic segment contains:
- a CDS encoding Acetyltransferase yields MANVIPLTFRIATPDDAPQLQQLVQAAFRAEDSRADWTADMELGRSFHYSVEEVLKTINHPEAVVIMAIDQDGVLVGSVDAIKRADGLARFAMLSVDQTRQRGGVGRRLLAHAEEHARQWGVETFGLNALSSRASLLEWYGRCGYTKTGETSPFPVDRFPQLDLPKDLCFVELEKKA; encoded by the coding sequence atgGCGAACGTCATCCCACTCACCTTCCGCATCGCCACTCCGGACGATGCGCCGCAGCTTCAACAACTCGTGCAAGCCGCCTTCCGTGCCGAAGACAGCCGGGCGGACTGGACGGCCGACATGGAGCTCGGAAGATCCTTCCACTACTCCGTCGAGGAAGTCCTGAAAACCATCAACCACCCCGAAGCCGTGGTCATCATGGCCATCGACCAGGACGGGGTCCTCGTGGGATCCGTCGATGCCATCAagcgcgccgacggcctcgctcGCTTCGCCATGCTCTCCGTGGATCAGACCCGGCAGCGCGGAGGCGTCGGACGACGGCTCCTCGCCCACGCCGAGGAGCACGCCCGTCAATGGGGCGTCGAGACTTTTGGCCTGAACGCGCTCTCGTCGCGCGCGAGCCTCCTTGAGTGGTATGGGCGCTGCGGATACACCAAGACCGGGGAGACCTCTCCGTTCCCGGTTGATCGTTTCCCTCAACTGGATTTGCCGAAGGACTTGTGCTTCGTTGAGCTAGAGAAGAAGGCGTAG
- a CDS encoding Carboxymuconolactone decarboxylase, producing MASDNSKKLRAELFEAGLQTRREVVGEAYVETALRNGSSEFAYAQQELITEWAWGNIWSRPGLERKQRSLLNIGMLIALKSWAEFGIHIRGAIRNGLTELEIREAILQATVYCGAPAGVQAMKVADEVIKDMIEKGEHQRQLAEVSPSYKKSE from the exons ATGGCATCCGATAATAGTAAGAAGTTGCGCGCCGAGCTATTTGAGGCCGGCCTCCAAACCCGTCGGGAAGTGGTCGGGGAAGCCTACGTTGAGACTGCCTTGCGCAATGGGTCTAGCGAGTTCGCCTATGCCCAACAAGAGCTGATTACGGA GTGGGCTTGGGGGAACATCTGGTCACGCCCAGGCTTGGAGCGCAAGCAGAGAAGCCTTCTCA ACATCGGCATGCTCATTGCTCTCAAGAGTTGGGCCGAGTTCGGCATCCATATCCGGGGCGCCATCAGGAACGGGCTTACCGAGCTCGAGATTCGTGAGGCGATCCTGCAGGCGACCGTCTACTGTGGTGCACCAGCTGGCGTCCAGGCCATGAAAGTGGCCGATGAGGTGATCAAAGACATGATTGAAAAGGGAGAGCACCAGAGACAGTTGGCGGAGGTCTCGCCGAGCTACAAGAAATCCGAGTAG
- a CDS encoding EC1 protein produces the protein MKSILPAIALAAAVAAASPQILAEITRDLRHRAVYPEKGQVCCRTDGKNCICVANSDKDCDRGICTS, from the exons ATGAAGTCCATCTTACCCGCCATCGCTCTTGCGGCGGCTGTCGCCGCAGCAAGCCCACAGATCTTGGCCGAGATCACCCGCGACCTCCGGCACCGTGCCGTGTACCCCGAAAAGGGTCAGGTCTGCTGCAGAACGGACGGCAAGAACTGC ATATGCGTTGCGAATTCTGATAAG GATTGTGATCGGGGAATTTGCACTAGCTAG
- a CDS encoding major facilitator superfamily transporter: MDVKDFQITPSNAIGLESLRLPPSSSDVSVDDKQDAPINASAPVPPTLSDALIREAHTQADSGSTDVNDAKLRRRARWALFVMAFFMGDVQDGIGPFLGVYLQQHGWSPGLRGSVSTASGVATIIATAPIGALIDATKYKRLLVSAFALLVGVSQGLNLLTTHPALVFSTQIVSAVAGTSMMPLLVALTLGVCSRHPGGDGAAKGKNKHSFRALNGRNQAANHAGNMVSAGLAAVLGERFGLTAVFWLVMAFCAATMGSVLLLPERAIDHAAARGGPSVDNDMNTTGGPQDMQERDRSGTGEEAERGGASTTHTREAPIANPKEKKKNRFLNSTLGVLLKNKPLVVVAVTVFLFHLGNAAILFLYGQALVAAGEGNPASTTGLTVIIAQGTMVIVSVLTSWLAGRSGYWFAVLLSYVALPVRAAIAGRFIKSWGVWPVQILDGVGAGIQSVAIPGLLAVMMAGTGRVNVTFGIVGGVTRQTGAAISHSLGGWMAEARGYSFALYLSGVFPLVSLAIWLGFYKMLRPVMDRKPSEGVMLTV; this comes from the exons ATGGACGTAAAGGATTTCCAGATCACCCCAAGTAACGCAATCGGCCTGGAGTCCCTGCGTCTGCCTCCGTCAAGCTCGGATGTCTCGGTCGACGACAAGCAGGACGCCCCGATCAACGCATCGGCACCGGTGCCGCCCACCCTCTCGGACGCGCTCATACGCGAGGCACATACGCAGGCTGACTCGGGCTCGACGGACGTAAACGATGCCAAGCTGAGAAGACGGGCGCGTTGGGCCCTTTTTGTCATGGCTTTCTTCATGGGCGATGTGCAAGACGGGATCGGACCCTTCCTCGGCGTTTACCTCCAGCAACACGGGTGGTCTCCCGGCCTGCGCGGCTCCGTGAGCACAGCTAGCGGCGTGGCCACCATTATCGCGACCGCGCCGATCGGTGCGCTCATAGACGCGACGAA ATACAAGCGCCTTCTCGTCTCCGCATTCGCCCTCCTGGTCGGCGTGTCCCAAGGGCTCAACCTGCTCACCACGCACCCGGCACTCGTCTTCTCCACACAGATCGTGTCCGCCGTTGCGGGCACGAGCATGATGCCCCTGCTCGTGGCGCTCACGCTGGGCGTCTGCTCTCGCCAtcccggcggcgatggcgctgccaagggcaagaacaAGCACAGCTTCCGCGCGCTCAACGGGCGCAACCAGGCGGCCAACCACGCGGGGAACATGGTCAGCGCGGGCCTGGCAGCCGTGCTGGGCGAGCGCTTCGGGTTGACAGCGGTCTTCTGGCTGGTCATGGCCTTCTGCGCCGCGACGATGGGAAGCGTCCTTCTGCTGCCGGAACGGGCGATCGACCACGCGGCCGCAAGGGGGGGTCCTTCTGTCGACAATGACATGAATACCACCGGTGGTCCACAGGATATGCAGGAAAGAGACAGGTCGGGGACTGGCGAAGAAGCAGAACGGGGTGGTGCCTCCACGACTCATACTCGGGAGGCTCCAATCGCCAACCcgaaggaaaagaagaagaacaggTTCCTGAACAGCACACTCGGGGTCCTGCTGAAGAACAAgcctctcgtcgtcgtcgccgtaaCCGTGTTCTTGTTCCACCTCGGCAACGCTGCGATCCTCTTCCTCTACGGCCAGGCCCTCGtagccgccggcgagggaaACCCCGCCAGCACGACCGGCCTGACCGTCATCATCGCGCAGGGCACCATGGTCATCGTGTCAGTCCTGACGTCGTGGCTCGCCGGCCGCAGCGGCTACTGGTTCGCCGTCCTGCTGTCGTACGTCGCCCTGCCTgtccgcgccgccatcgcggGCCGGTTCATCAAGAGCTGGGGCGTCTGGCCCGTCCAAATCCTCGACGGTGTCGGCGCAGGCATCCAGAGCGTCGCGATCCCCGGGCTGCTGGCCGTCATGATGGCCGGGACCGGACGGGTCAATGTCACtttcggcatcgtcggcggcgtgaCCCGCCAGACgggcgccgccatctcgcACTCATTGGGGGGTTGGATGGCGGAGGCCAGGGGATACAGCTTTGCGCTCTACCTGTCAGGTGTCTTCCCGCTTGTATCACTGGCAATCTGGCTGGGGTTTTACAAGATGCTACGCCCGGTCATGGATAGGAAACCTAGTGAGGGGGTAATGCTCACAGTTTAG
- a CDS encoding C6 finger domain-containing protein — MSLCLCNQGRKELPTSADQTECSGSLPCTRCQNRGIRCHFPEPPSSGNGTVIRLDRGKIHTVKDFRATKPSRPHAPLPDKMSCYLFHFDMFMRRNSFTGREPGFLSDVQSLVKGSAGGRQIVPCQYLLNAMLALGAMQAVPHSAPGSQTSLRFAMESYLQSLADLRLAVSAFSSTQRDSILWTTFLLGLFELMQDASGQKWLQHMVFGTSQALIASGPTTCASGTMRAFFIQARTFEVCRSIIFNQTSFLASPEWIGLTDSFSNASVATATASLSDLLKLVVLCSALRVRTAEFIDCLPDSCPNMDSAGFLEALNLATEGFHLREALEDWKTSAIFPPERREEMLLSTVYYSATSIYLSGNYDYDLRHWQIMGVGVPVLDLHEIAEHYDTIVTTVREALATTNLSPLLFLFPLRVAGARARQAWQQHVVMDLLQEVRKQFVVADAMILELKDVWS; from the exons atgtctctctgtctttgTAACCAAGGACGAAAAGAGCTGCCAACCTCTGCTGACCAAACTGAGTGTTCCGGTTCCCTCCCATGCACTCGATGCCAGAATCGCGGAATCCGGTGTCACTTCCCGGAACCGCCGTCCTCGGGAAACGGGACTGTCATTAGACTGGACAGGGGAAAGATCCACACGGTCAAAGACTTCAGAGCTACGAAGCCGTCTCGTCCTCACGCACCCCTCCCAGATAAAATGAGCTGCTATCTCTTCCACTTCGACATGTTTATGCGAAGGAATAGCTTCACGGGAAGAGAGCCTGGGTTTCTCTCCGACGTCCAGAGCTTAGTGAAAGGCTCTGCTGGTGGACGGCAGATTGTCCCGTGCCAATACCTGCTAAACGCAATGTTGGCCTTGGGTGCCATGCAGGCGGTCCCCCACAGCGCTCCGGGGTCTCAAACCAGCCTTCGGTTCGCGATGGAATCATACCTGCAGTCACTTGCAGACCTCCGGTtggccgtctcggccttctcATCGACGCAAAGGGATAGTATACTGTGGACAACTTTCCTCCTCGGTCTCTTTGAG CTGATGCAAGACGCTTCAGGCCAAAAGTGGCTCCAGCATATGGTCTTCGGCACGTCACAGGCTCTCATCGCAAGCGGCCCGACGACATGTGCTTCCGGAACCATGCGAGCCTTTTTCATCCAGGCCCGTACCTTTGAAGTCTGCCGATCTATCATTTTCAACCAAACCAGCTTTCTAGCATCACCAGAGTGGATCGGACTCACTGACAGTTTCTCAAACGCCAGTGTTGCGACGGCAACCGCATCTTTGAGCGATCTTTTGAAACTGGTCGTACTATGCTCGGCGTTGCGAGTCCG CACTGCCGAGTTCATCGACTGTCTTCCTGACAGTTGCCCAAATATGGACAGTGCTGGGTTCCTTGAAGCTTTGAACCTGGCCACTGAAGGGTTCCATTTGCGTGAGGCACTTGAAGACTGGAAGACTTCCGCCATATTTCCTCCAGAGAGGCGTGAGGAGATGCTACTTTCGACTGTTTATTACTCGGCAACCAGCATCTATCTTTCCGGGAACTACGACTACGACTTGCGTCACTGGCAGATAATGGGTGTCGGGGTACCAGTACTGGACCTGCACGAAATCGCGGAACATTATGACACAATTGTCACAACCGTAAGGGAAGCATTGGCAACCACCAACTTGTCACCGTTGTTATTTCTGTTTCCGTTGAGAGTCGCCGGAGCGCGGGCGAGGCAGGCATGGCAACAGCATGTTGTCATGGACCTCTTGCAAGAAGTCCGCAAGCAGTTCGTCGTGGCGGACGCAATGATTCTGGAGCTGAAAGACGTGTGGTCATAA
- a CDS encoding PAF acetylhydrolase, with translation MISAVVLWTLASAAQAVLVSPPTGPYAVSMSVQALTDNARLDPYAPEDNPHSRQVMISTFLPVDEAKTPCFGRKRVPYMTPLVAQAYDVLGTAVGLPNGTFSALEMDFCQTRSRSCQRNRARFPLVLFSPGWGNPRLLYGAMAREVASHGFAVVTIDHPYDPFFVEFPNGTVYQAVELDTDDTAELEVLTQVRAEDTSFVLTHLQENPVAGVDLDRTIMFGHSLGGATAAAAMLTDPRIRGGLNFDGKLLNPVLQAGLDRPFALVGRPGHVDEDPTWDEFYAGLRGPSALLSVAGTTHASFTDFPTLISSLNLTLPEAAKSLLEGELGTLEYRRVGSVVAKIVEAFAALALENQVASLFTKEGDAAFPEVSVQQDNI, from the exons ATGATATCAGCTGTGGTTCTCTGGACACTGGCCTCGGCCGCTCAAGCCGTCCTCGTGTCCCCGCCAACAGGGCCCTACGCAGTGTCCATGTCGGTTCAGGCTCTGACCGACAACGCCCGACTCGACCCCTACGCCCCTGAGGACAACCCACACTCTCGACAAGTCATGATATCGACGTTCCTTCCTGTTGACGAAGCCAAGACTCCCTGTTTTGGTCGGAAGAGAGTCCCATACATGACGCCGCTCGTCGCCCAGGCCTATGATGTACTCGGAACCGCCGTAGGCCTCCCTAACGGCACCTTCTCCGCCTTGGAAATGGATTTCTGCCAGACGCGGTCTCGTTCATGTCAACGAAACCGCGCCAGGTTTCCACTCGTACTCTTTTCACCTGGTTGGGGAAACCCACGCCTGCTCTACGGCGCCATGGCCCGCGAGGTCGCAAGCCACGGTTTTGCCGTCGTGACCATCGATCACCCTTACGACCCTTTCTTCGTCGAATTCCCAAACGGCACCGTCTATCAGGCGGTGGAACTGGACACGGATGACACGGCAGAGTTGGAAGTCCTCACCCAG GTCCGTGCCGAAGACACTTCCTTCGTCCTCACACACTTACAAGAAAACCCCGTCGCCGGTGTCGATCTCGACCGTACCATCATGTTCGGCCactccctcggcggcgccacggCCGCAGCCGCAATGCTGACAGACCCTCGCATCCGTGGAGGCCTCAACTTCGATGGCAAACTTCTTAACCCCGTCCTCCAAGCCGGTCTCGATCGGCCGTTTGCCCTGGTGGGGCGACCGGGACACGTCGACGAAGACCCGACGTGGGACGAGTTCTACGCGGGTCTGCGCGGGCCGAGCGCCCTGCTGAGCGTTGCTGGTACCACGCATGCGAGCTTCACCGACTTCCCGACGCTCATCTCGTCTTTGAACCTGACTCTTCCCGAAGCCGCGAAGTCGTTGCTTGAGGGTGAGCTGGGCACCCTGGAGTACAGAAGGGTGGGAAGCGTAGTGGCGAAGATCGTGGAGGCTTTTGCCGCCTTGGCGTTGGAAAACCAGGTGGCGTCGCTGTTCACCAAAGAGGGAGACGCAGCA